In Streptomyces sp. NBC_00704, a genomic segment contains:
- a CDS encoding ComEC/Rec2 family competence protein, which yields MHAASGKRLGDAHPRLEGPLDLRLVPPALAAWATAASTLGASAELVGGLVVVCLLSAGVLLLVGRRRAAEDDGHRDGSGRANRSGEPTASGRRAWPLVTVAASLLCVAAAAASAGLHGADLRRGPVPALAREYATVTAEVEITSDPRRARPRVKGDHLTPDSVLVEAEVRRVEGPTRTTVATRAPVLVIVDVRSDRGRWGRRAGLDVRASFDGRARFDRKAGFDGKAGFDGREGAGGGDMRGDRGRGRGDGVENIGESAGAAWLKLLPSTRVRVTGRLALPLAGGDRIAAVLRVREHAEPMTVGEPTAVQRLAGRLRAGLRAATDGLPTDTRALLPGLVVGDTSRITPELDEAFKATDLTHTLAVSGSNLTIILALLLGPPTLAQQVERRGLAPRLGVSLRTTALLGGALTLGFVVVCRPDPSVLRAAACGAIVLVALATGRRRSLVPALATAVLLLVLYDPWLARSYGFLLSVLATGALLTLAPRWSASLRRRRVPPRLAEALAAAGAAQAVCAPVVAVLSARVSLVAVPCNLLVEFAVAPATVLGFAVLATAPVAMPVAKTLAWFASWPAGWIAGVARTGAALPGAGVDWPGSWAGALLLALVTAVAVMLGRRLLGHPWLCGLCGALLLLVVVQPPPLTRVLTGWPPPGWRLAMCDVGQGDATVLAAGGGTGVVVDAGSDPRLVDQCLRTLGVTRVPLVVLTHFHADHVAGLPGVLRGRAVGAIETTGFEEPREQVEFVQKEARARNVPVVRATAGERRRVGALSWDVLWPPSGPVPEPEGPNDASVTLLVRSAGLRMLLLGDLEPPAQRALSRSPAAALVRGVDVLKVAHHGSAYQDPDLIRTVAPRLALISCGEENPYGHPAPATVAALRAGGAVVMRTDRDGALAVVTDEDGGIRVARD from the coding sequence GTGCACGCTGCCTCCGGCAAGCGGCTGGGTGACGCCCACCCGCGGCTGGAGGGTCCGCTGGATCTACGGCTCGTGCCGCCCGCGCTGGCGGCCTGGGCGACGGCGGCGTCGACGCTGGGTGCGTCTGCGGAGCTGGTCGGTGGCCTCGTGGTCGTCTGCCTGCTGAGCGCCGGCGTCCTGCTGCTGGTCGGTCGGCGGCGGGCAGCAGAGGATGACGGGCACCGCGACGGGTCCGGCCGGGCGAATCGATCGGGGGAGCCCACTGCCAGTGGCAGGAGGGCCTGGCCCCTGGTCACGGTCGCCGCCTCGCTGCTGTGTGTGGCAGCGGCTGCCGCGTCGGCCGGGCTGCACGGCGCCGACCTGCGGCGGGGGCCGGTGCCTGCACTGGCACGGGAGTACGCCACCGTCACCGCAGAGGTGGAGATCACTTCCGATCCCCGGCGAGCCCGGCCGAGAGTCAAAGGCGATCACCTGACTCCCGATTCCGTTCTGGTCGAGGCGGAGGTGCGCAGAGTCGAGGGGCCGACGCGTACGACGGTGGCGACTCGGGCACCGGTGCTGGTGATCGTGGACGTCCGATCGGACCGGGGTCGGTGGGGGCGGAGGGCGGGGCTCGACGTAAGGGCGAGCTTCGACGGAAGGGCCAGGTTCGATAGAAAAGCAGGGTTCGACGGAAAGGCAGGGTTCGACGGAAGGGAGGGAGCCGGAGGCGGGGACATGCGGGGTGACCGGGGCCGGGGCCGGGGCGATGGCGTCGAGAACATCGGGGAGAGCGCCGGGGCAGCGTGGCTGAAGCTGCTGCCGTCGACCCGAGTGCGGGTGACCGGGCGGCTGGCCCTTCCGTTGGCCGGAGGCGACCGGATCGCGGCGGTCCTGCGGGTGCGCGAGCACGCCGAGCCGATGACGGTGGGGGAGCCCACAGCCGTGCAGCGGCTGGCGGGCCGGCTCCGGGCGGGACTGCGGGCGGCCACCGACGGACTGCCGACGGATACGCGGGCGTTGCTTCCTGGGCTGGTGGTCGGGGACACCTCGCGCATCACACCCGAGCTGGACGAGGCCTTCAAGGCCACGGATCTGACCCACACCCTGGCCGTCTCCGGAAGCAATCTCACGATCATTCTCGCGTTGCTGCTCGGCCCGCCGACCCTGGCGCAGCAGGTCGAGCGACGCGGCCTGGCGCCGCGGCTGGGTGTGTCCCTGCGGACGACCGCGCTGCTGGGCGGGGCGCTCACGCTCGGGTTCGTGGTCGTGTGCCGTCCCGACCCCAGCGTGCTGCGCGCCGCGGCCTGCGGAGCGATCGTGCTGGTCGCGCTCGCGACCGGCCGCCGCAGATCCCTCGTCCCGGCGCTGGCGACGGCGGTTCTGCTGCTGGTGCTCTACGACCCCTGGCTGGCCCGCAGCTACGGGTTCCTGCTGTCGGTCCTGGCCACCGGGGCGCTGTTGACCCTGGCGCCGAGGTGGAGCGCCTCCCTGCGGCGGCGCCGGGTGCCGCCGCGGCTCGCGGAGGCGCTGGCGGCGGCAGGAGCGGCCCAGGCCGTGTGCGCGCCGGTCGTCGCGGTGCTGTCGGCGCGGGTGAGTCTGGTGGCGGTGCCCTGCAATCTGCTGGTGGAGTTCGCGGTCGCGCCGGCCACGGTCCTGGGCTTCGCCGTGCTGGCGACCGCGCCCGTGGCGATGCCGGTGGCCAAGACGCTGGCCTGGTTCGCGAGTTGGCCGGCCGGTTGGATCGCCGGTGTGGCACGGACCGGGGCGGCGCTGCCCGGCGCGGGCGTGGACTGGCCGGGGAGCTGGGCCGGGGCCCTGTTGCTCGCACTCGTCACGGCGGTGGCGGTGATGCTCGGGCGGCGGCTGCTGGGACACCCGTGGCTGTGCGGGCTCTGCGGGGCGCTGCTGCTGCTCGTGGTGGTGCAGCCGCCGCCGCTGACGAGGGTGCTCACGGGATGGCCGCCGCCGGGCTGGCGACTCGCGATGTGCGACGTCGGGCAAGGGGACGCGACCGTCCTCGCGGCCGGGGGAGGAACCGGCGTGGTGGTGGACGCCGGATCCGACCCCAGGCTGGTCGACCAGTGTCTGCGCACGTTGGGCGTCACCCGGGTGCCTCTCGTCGTGCTCACCCACTTCCACGCCGACCATGTGGCCGGGCTGCCGGGGGTGCTGCGTGGACGGGCGGTGGGGGCGATCGAGACGACGGGCTTCGAGGAGCCCCGGGAACAGGTGGAGTTCGTGCAGAAGGAGGCGCGGGCCCGGAACGTGCCCGTGGTGCGGGCCACGGCGGGGGAGCGACGCAGGGTCGGTGCTCTCAGCTGGGATGTGCTCTGGCCGCCATCGGGACCGGTGCCGGAACCGGAGGGGCCGAACGACGCGAGCGTGACGCTGCTCGTGCGTTCGGCGGGCCTGCGGATGCTGCTGCTCGGGGATCTGGAACCCCCGGCCCAGCGGGCACTGTCGCGATCACCGGCGGCCGCGCTGGTGCGTGGAGTCGATGTGCTCAAGGTGGCCCATCATGGCTCGGCCTACCAGGACCCCGACCTCATACGGACGGTCGCGCCACGGCTGGCGCTGATCTCATGCGGCGAAGAGAACCCGTACGGTCACCCGGCGCCCGCCACGGTGGCGGCGCTGCGTGCGGGAGGCGCGGTCGTCATGCGGACGGACCGCGACGGGGCGCTGGCCGTCGTCACGGATGAGGACGGGG
- a CDS encoding helix-hairpin-helix domain-containing protein — protein MPGEGSGLGLGLGLGAGPGVVVGSGGWWHRGARAGAQAAEADADAEVHEDEVRQDEGEDRGEGEGGAVAGGSGSGSSSGAGALAGARVRAGASAVVGTGTALYAGAAVHASDALHADTALGAEGHVRGGRPAARGVAVWRERAGLALRERMPVWLQTRCGLERRSLLALTVVLVTAAAFAFQHFWVGRAQQVRAPEVVRAAAPYEAGRRNPSAESPGSTGSPVPGGTAGAGAGAGAGAEIVVDVSGKVRKPGIHRLPAGSRVVDALSAAGGVRPGADTDGLNRARFLVDGEQVVVGVPVPPGGTGAGVGVGAGPAAGAGPAAPVSLNTATVEQLDTLPGVGPVLAQHIVDYRAQHGGFRSVDELREVNGIGERRFADLRNLVRP, from the coding sequence GTGCCGGGCGAGGGTTCGGGGCTGGGGCTGGGGCTGGGGCTGGGGGCAGGGCCGGGCGTGGTCGTGGGCTCGGGTGGATGGTGGCACCGGGGGGCGCGCGCGGGCGCTCAGGCGGCCGAGGCGGATGCGGATGCCGAGGTGCACGAGGACGAGGTGCGCCAGGACGAGGGGGAAGACAGGGGAGAGGGCGAAGGCGGAGCCGTCGCGGGCGGTTCCGGTTCCGGTTCCAGTTCCGGGGCCGGTGCTCTGGCCGGTGCTCGCGTTCGTGCCGGTGCCAGTGCTGTAGTCGGTACCGGTACGGCGCTCTACGCCGGTGCCGCTGTTCACGCCAGTGACGCGCTGCACGCCGACACGGCTCTTGGCGCTGAGGGTCATGTTCGCGGCGGTCGTCCGGCTGCCCGTGGGGTGGCCGTGTGGCGGGAGCGGGCGGGGCTTGCTCTACGGGAGCGGATGCCAGTGTGGTTGCAGACGCGCTGTGGGCTGGAACGCAGGAGCCTGCTCGCGCTCACGGTCGTGTTGGTGACCGCCGCCGCGTTCGCCTTTCAGCACTTCTGGGTCGGCCGGGCCCAGCAGGTCCGGGCGCCGGAGGTGGTGCGGGCGGCGGCTCCTTATGAGGCGGGTCGGCGGAACCCGTCGGCCGAGTCACCGGGTAGCACGGGATCACCGGTCCCCGGCGGCACGGCCGGGGCCGGGGCTGGGGCTGGGGCTGGGGCCGAGATCGTGGTGGACGTCAGCGGCAAGGTTCGGAAGCCCGGCATCCATCGTCTTCCCGCAGGTTCACGGGTGGTCGATGCGCTGAGCGCGGCCGGTGGTGTTCGGCCGGGAGCCGACACCGACGGGCTCAACAGGGCGCGCTTCCTCGTCGACGGAGAACAAGTCGTCGTAGGAGTACCGGTCCCGCCCGGAGGCACCGGGGCGGGGGTCGGAGTCGGGGCGGGTCCGGCGGCTGGGGCGGGACCCGCGGCTCCCGTCTCCCTCAACACGGCAACCGTGGAGCAGCTCGACACCCTGCCCGGTGTGGGGCCCGTGCTCGCGCAGCACATCGTCGACTACCGCGCCCAGCACGGAGGCTTCCGGTCGGTGGACGAGCTGCGCGAGGTCAACGGTATCGGCGAGCGACGCTTCGCCGACCTGCGAAATCTCGTGCGGCCATGA
- a CDS encoding DegV family protein, producing MSRHVAIVTDSTAYLPQRTMERHGITSVPLTVVLGDQALEEGSEISTRSLAQALQKRRPVTTSRPSPQVFAETYRKVAESGATGIVSLHLSAELSGTYDAAVVAAREAPVPVRVVDTGMVAMALGFCALAAAETAESGGTVDEAVTAAEKRAAGTSAYFYVDTLDYLRRGGRIGTAQALLGSALAVKPLLQLAGGRIDLLEKVRTASKAIARLEEIAADRAGSAPVDIAVHHLAAPDRASALADHLRSRVPGLVDLHVSEVGAVIGAHTGPGLLGVVVSPK from the coding sequence ATGTCCCGCCATGTCGCCATCGTCACGGATTCAACGGCCTATCTGCCGCAGCGGACGATGGAGCGCCACGGCATCACCTCGGTGCCGCTGACCGTCGTCCTCGGCGACCAGGCCCTTGAAGAGGGCAGCGAGATCTCCACCCGATCCCTCGCCCAGGCCCTGCAGAAGCGACGCCCCGTCACCACCTCACGCCCCAGCCCTCAGGTCTTCGCCGAGACCTACCGCAAGGTCGCCGAGTCCGGGGCCACCGGCATCGTCTCCCTCCACCTCTCCGCCGAGTTGTCCGGCACCTACGACGCGGCCGTCGTCGCGGCGCGTGAGGCGCCCGTACCGGTGCGAGTGGTGGACACGGGCATGGTCGCGATGGCGCTCGGCTTCTGCGCGCTCGCGGCCGCGGAGACCGCCGAGTCGGGCGGCACCGTCGACGAAGCAGTCACGGCTGCCGAGAAACGGGCAGCCGGCACCTCCGCCTACTTCTACGTCGACACCCTCGATTACCTGCGCCGCGGTGGCCGAATCGGCACCGCCCAAGCCTTGTTGGGCTCCGCGCTCGCCGTGAAGCCGCTGCTCCAGCTGGCGGGAGGCCGCATCGACCTTCTGGAGAAGGTGCGCACGGCGTCGAAGGCGATCGCCCGCCTGGAGGAGATCGCCGCTGACCGGGCCGGCAGCGCGCCGGTCGACATCGCCGTCCACCATCTCGCCGCTCCCGACCGGGCATCCGCGCTCGCGGACCATCTGCGATCTCGCGTGCCCGGACTCGTCGACCTGCACGTGAGCGAGGTCGGAGCGGTGATCGGGGCGCACACCGGACCAGGGCTGCTGGGCGTCGTGGTCTCCCCGAAGTAG